A single region of the Rhizobium sp. NLR16a genome encodes:
- a CDS encoding usg protein has translation MRFSSDLERQLNGYGLTTAHILYRIPDFESVLQTYVWQDYDLAPDFPEMHKFLEFWQSSLDGPLHSVRYTHQRLIGPNEWRRVMGEFKLH, from the coding sequence ATGCGATTTTCCTCAGATCTGGAACGTCAGCTGAACGGCTATGGGCTGACCACTGCACATATCCTCTATCGCATTCCTGATTTTGAATCCGTGTTGCAGACCTATGTCTGGCAGGATTACGATCTTGCCCCGGACTTTCCGGAGATGCATAAGTTTCTCGAGTTCTGGCAGTCCTCCCTCGACGGGCCGTTGCATTCTGTTCGCTACACCCACCAGCGGCTGATCGGGCCGAACGAGTGGCGCCGCGTCATGGGCGAGTTCAAACTCCACTAA
- the groL gene encoding chaperonin GroEL (60 kDa chaperone family; promotes refolding of misfolded polypeptides especially under stressful conditions; forms two stacked rings of heptamers to form a barrel-shaped 14mer; ends can be capped by GroES; misfolded proteins enter the barrel where they are refolded when GroES binds) — translation MAAKEVKFHSDARERMLRGVDVLANAVKVTLGPKGRNVVIDKSFGAPRITKDGVSVAKEIELEDKFENMGAQMLREVASKTNDLAGDGTTTATVLAQAIVKEGAKAVASGMNPMDLKRGIDLAVDAVVAELKTNARKISNNAEIAQVGTISANGDSEIGRYLAEAMEKVGNEGVITVEEAKTAETELEVVEGMQFDRGYLSPYFVTNQDKMRVELEDPYILIHEKKLSNLQSMLPVLEAVVQSGKPLLIIAEDVEGEALATLVVNKLRGGLKIAAVKAPGFGDRRKAMLEDIAILTGGTVISEDLGIKLENVTLNMLGRAKKVAIEKENTTIIDGAGSKAELDGRTAQIRAQIEETTSDYDREKLQERLAKLAGGVAVIRVGGSTEVEVKEKKDRVDDALHATRAAVEEGILPGGGVALLRAVKALDNLKTANDDQRVGVEIVRRAIEAPVRQIAENAGAEGSIIVGKLREKSEFSYGWNAQTGEYGDLYAQGVIDPAKVVRTALQDAASVAGLLVTTEAMIAEKPKKEAAPAMPAGAGMDF, via the coding sequence ATGGCTGCGAAAGAAGTGAAATTTCATAGCGATGCCCGTGAACGCATGCTGCGTGGGGTCGATGTGCTGGCCAATGCCGTGAAGGTGACGCTGGGCCCGAAAGGCCGTAACGTCGTGATCGACAAGTCCTTCGGCGCGCCGCGCATCACCAAGGACGGCGTTTCGGTTGCCAAGGAAATCGAGCTCGAAGACAAGTTCGAAAACATGGGCGCGCAGATGCTGCGCGAAGTCGCATCGAAGACCAACGACCTCGCCGGCGACGGCACCACGACTGCGACGGTGCTCGCCCAGGCGATTGTCAAGGAGGGCGCCAAGGCGGTCGCCTCCGGCATGAACCCGATGGACCTGAAACGCGGCATCGATCTCGCCGTCGACGCTGTCGTCGCGGAACTGAAAACTAACGCCCGCAAGATCTCCAACAATGCCGAAATTGCCCAGGTCGGCACGATCTCCGCCAATGGTGATTCCGAGATCGGCCGCTACCTTGCCGAAGCAATGGAGAAGGTTGGCAACGAAGGCGTCATCACCGTTGAAGAGGCCAAGACTGCCGAAACCGAACTCGAGGTCGTCGAAGGCATGCAATTCGACCGCGGTTATCTGAGCCCCTATTTCGTCACCAATCAGGACAAGATGCGGGTCGAACTGGAGGATCCCTATATCCTCATTCATGAGAAGAAGCTGTCGAACCTGCAGTCGATGCTGCCGGTTCTCGAAGCCGTGGTTCAGTCCGGCAAGCCGCTCCTCATCATTGCTGAAGACGTCGAAGGAGAAGCCCTTGCGACCTTGGTCGTCAACAAGCTGCGCGGCGGCCTGAAGATCGCTGCCGTCAAGGCGCCTGGCTTCGGCGACCGCCGCAAGGCCATGCTTGAAGACATCGCCATCCTGACCGGCGGCACCGTCATCTCCGAAGATCTCGGCATCAAGCTTGAGAATGTGACGCTCAATATGCTCGGCCGGGCAAAGAAGGTGGCCATCGAAAAGGAAAATACCACCATCATCGACGGTGCTGGTTCGAAAGCGGAACTCGACGGTCGCACCGCTCAGATCCGCGCGCAGATCGAAGAAACCACCTCCGACTATGATCGCGAGAAGCTGCAGGAACGTCTTGCCAAGCTCGCCGGCGGTGTTGCCGTCATCCGCGTCGGCGGCTCGACGGAAGTCGAAGTGAAGGAGAAGAAGGATCGCGTCGACGACGCGCTGCATGCAACACGCGCGGCGGTCGAGGAAGGCATCCTGCCCGGTGGAGGTGTGGCGCTGCTGCGCGCGGTCAAGGCGCTCGACAATTTGAAGACTGCCAATGACGACCAGCGGGTCGGCGTTGAAATCGTGCGCCGGGCGATCGAGGCCCCGGTTCGCCAGATCGCCGAAAACGCCGGCGCCGAAGGCTCCATCATCGTCGGCAAGCTGCGTGAAAAGAGCGAATTTTCCTATGGCTGGAACGCCCAGACCGGTGAATATGGCGATCTCTACGCGCAGGGCGTCATCGATCCGGCCAAGGTCGTTCGCACCGCACTTCAGGATGCAGCTTCGGTTGCCGGCCTGCTGGTGACGACGGAAGCGATGATCGCCGAAAAGCCGAAGAAGGAAGCTGCTCCGGCCATGCCCGCCGGCGCCGGCATGGACTTCTAA
- a CDS encoding pentapeptide repeat-containing protein — protein MVMHRSPLGLLAFLLLAAAPISSRAADCGSTASPKLDWQECTKKNLMLQGSDLQGANLFSTDFSLTDLSGSNFKSANLEKASLVRASLEGSHAEGANFAKVEAYRASFANIAAEGASFAGAELQRANFAGARLSGASFEKAELGRADFDKAVLTGVKFSFANLSRADLSHATFEGPLIFERAFMFLTRIEGLDLSAAAGLEQAQIDLACGDASTKLPAGLSAPPTWPCPAEHE, from the coding sequence ATGGTAATGCATAGATCGCCGCTCGGCCTCCTTGCCTTCCTTCTTCTCGCCGCTGCTCCGATTTCCTCGCGTGCTGCCGATTGTGGCAGCACGGCCTCGCCGAAGCTCGACTGGCAGGAATGCACGAAGAAAAACCTGATGTTGCAGGGCAGTGACCTCCAAGGCGCCAATCTCTTCAGCACCGATTTCTCGCTGACCGATCTCAGCGGTTCGAATTTCAAATCCGCCAATCTGGAAAAGGCGAGCTTGGTGCGGGCCTCGCTTGAGGGGTCACATGCCGAAGGGGCCAACTTCGCCAAGGTCGAGGCCTATCGCGCCAGCTTCGCCAATATTGCCGCCGAAGGCGCTTCCTTTGCCGGCGCCGAGCTGCAGCGCGCCAATTTTGCCGGCGCCCGGCTCTCCGGCGCGAGCTTCGAAAAGGCCGAACTCGGCCGCGCCGATTTCGACAAGGCGGTGCTGACGGGGGTGAAATTCTCTTTCGCCAATCTCTCCCGCGCTGACCTTTCCCACGCCACCTTCGAAGGCCCGTTAATCTTCGAGCGCGCCTTCATGTTCTTGACTCGCATCGAAGGCCTCGACCTCTCGGCTGCCGCCGGGCTCGAACAGGCACAGATCGACCTCGCCTGCGGTGACGCCTCGACCAAACTGCCCGCCGGCCTCTCGGCGCCGCCGACATGGCCTTGTCCGGCTGAGCACGAGTGA
- the groES gene encoding co-chaperone GroES: MSFRPLHDRILVRRVDSEEKTKGGIIIPDTAKEKPQEGEVIAVGPGARNEAGQIQALDVKVGDRVLFGKWSGTEIKINGEDLLIMKESDVMGIIEAQAAEKIAA, from the coding sequence ATGTCGTTCCGACCGCTTCATGATCGCATTCTCGTCCGCCGCGTCGATTCCGAGGAAAAGACCAAGGGCGGCATCATCATTCCCGACACTGCCAAGGAAAAGCCGCAGGAAGGCGAGGTCATCGCCGTCGGTCCCGGTGCACGCAACGAGGCCGGCCAGATCCAGGCGCTCGACGTCAAGGTCGGCGATCGCGTTCTGTTCGGCAAGTGGTCCGGCACTGAGATCAAGATCAACGGCGAGGACCTGCTGATCATGAAGGAAAGCGATGTCATGGGCATTATTGAAGCCCAGGCGGCCGAAAAGATCGCCGCCTGA
- a CDS encoding glycosyltransferase family 4 protein: MKIAQIAPLAESVPPKLYGGTERIVSYLTEELVAKGHEVTLFASGDSVTRATLVSCADVALRLNPAVRDHLPHQVVMLEEIRRRAHEFDVLHFHIDLLHFPLIRDFADRTVTTLHGRLDLPDLKPFYAAFPDIPLVSISNDQRHPMPPVDWRGTVYHGLPADLLPFTENPRGNYLAFLGRISPEKRPDRAIQIAAKVGMPLKIAAKIDNADKVYWETVIEPIVKSHPHVEFIGEIDEREKADFLGNAGALLFPIDWPEPFGLVMIEAMACGTPVIAFGCGSVPEVIDNGISGILVDSVTEAAENVEWALRLDRRKVRAAFEKRFTAQRMACDYLDIYRNLPGVRIKAAPLRRSNGQALDLQAVA, from the coding sequence ATGAAGATCGCTCAGATTGCACCGCTCGCCGAGAGCGTTCCCCCAAAGCTGTACGGCGGGACGGAGCGGATCGTTTCCTACCTTACTGAAGAACTCGTGGCAAAGGGACATGAGGTCACGCTCTTTGCCAGCGGCGATTCCGTCACACGGGCGACACTCGTGTCGTGTGCGGACGTCGCCTTGCGGCTCAACCCTGCGGTCAGGGACCATCTACCGCATCAGGTCGTGATGCTCGAGGAGATCCGGAGGCGGGCGCATGAGTTCGACGTGCTGCATTTCCACATCGACCTGCTGCATTTCCCGCTGATCCGCGATTTCGCCGATCGCACCGTGACCACGCTGCACGGGCGGCTCGACTTGCCGGATCTCAAGCCGTTCTACGCCGCTTTCCCCGATATTCCATTGGTGTCGATCTCCAATGATCAGCGTCACCCGATGCCACCAGTCGACTGGCGCGGGACGGTCTATCATGGTCTCCCGGCCGATCTTCTTCCATTCACGGAGAACCCTAGGGGTAACTACCTGGCCTTCCTTGGTCGGATCTCTCCGGAAAAGCGCCCCGACCGAGCCATTCAGATCGCGGCAAAAGTCGGCATGCCTCTGAAGATCGCCGCCAAGATCGATAATGCCGACAAGGTCTATTGGGAAACCGTCATCGAGCCGATCGTTAAGAGCCATCCGCATGTAGAATTTATCGGCGAGATCGACGAACGTGAGAAAGCTGACTTCCTCGGAAATGCAGGCGCTCTGCTCTTCCCGATCGACTGGCCGGAGCCCTTCGGGCTGGTGATGATCGAGGCCATGGCCTGCGGCACGCCGGTCATCGCTTTCGGCTGTGGCTCGGTTCCCGAGGTCATTGACAATGGCATCTCCGGCATCCTGGTCGACAGCGTCACCGAGGCGGCCGAAAATGTCGAATGGGCGCTGCGCCTCGATCGGCGCAAGGTGCGGGCCGCGTTTGAAAAGCGCTTCACCGCACAGCGAATGGCGTGCGACTATCTCGACATCTATCGCAACCTGCCGGGCGTTCGCATCAAAGCCGCGCCCCTCCGCCGGTCGAATGGTCAAGCGCTCGACCTGCAGGCTGTCGCCTGA